A stretch of Pseudomonas sp. 7SR1 DNA encodes these proteins:
- the ribF gene encoding bifunctional riboflavin kinase/FAD synthetase — protein sequence MQLVRGLHNLRPRHRGCVATIGNFDGVHRGHQAILARLRERALELGVPSCVVIFEPQPREFFAPDTAPARLARLRDKLQLLAAEGVDRVLCLAFNQRLSQLSAAEFVETILVDGLDVKHLEVGDDFRFGCDRAGDFDYLQRAGAVHGFTVEAAQTVEMDGLRVSSTQVRNALAAADFELAERLLGRPYRIAGRILHGQKLARQLGTPTANVQLKRRRVPLTGVFLVSIEIDGKAWPGVANIGVRPTVQGDGKAHLEVHVLDFAGDLYDRRLTVVFHHKLREEQRFASLEALKAAIHADIAAARALVATSANR from the coding sequence ATGCAGCTGGTTCGAGGCCTTCACAACCTGCGTCCCCGGCATCGGGGCTGTGTCGCCACCATTGGCAACTTCGACGGTGTTCACCGTGGCCACCAGGCTATCCTGGCGCGGCTGCGCGAGCGTGCGCTGGAGCTGGGCGTGCCCAGTTGCGTGGTGATCTTCGAGCCTCAGCCCCGGGAGTTTTTCGCCCCGGACACCGCCCCGGCCCGCCTGGCCAGGCTGCGAGACAAACTGCAGCTGCTGGCGGCCGAAGGCGTCGACCGGGTCCTTTGCCTGGCGTTCAACCAACGCTTGAGCCAGCTCAGCGCAGCCGAGTTCGTCGAGACCATCCTGGTGGATGGCCTGGATGTGAAGCATCTGGAAGTGGGCGACGATTTCCGTTTCGGTTGTGACCGGGCAGGGGATTTCGATTACCTGCAGCGGGCTGGCGCCGTCCATGGTTTTACTGTCGAAGCAGCGCAGACCGTCGAGATGGATGGCCTGCGTGTCAGCAGTACTCAGGTCCGCAATGCCCTGGCGGCCGCCGACTTCGAACTGGCCGAGCGCCTGCTCGGCCGGCCATACCGGATTGCCGGGCGGATCCTGCATGGGCAGAAGCTGGCGCGCCAGTTGGGCACGCCAACGGCCAACGTGCAGCTCAAGCGTCGTCGCGTACCGCTGACCGGGGTGTTCCTGGTGAGTATCGAGATCGACGGCAAGGCCTGGCCCGGCGTCGCCAACATTGGCGTACGACCCACGGTCCAGGGAGATGGCAAGGCCCATCTCGAAGTACATGTTCTGGATTTTGCCGGCGATCTGTATGACCGGCGTTTGACGGTGGTTTTCCACCATAAGCTGCGTGAAGAGCAGCGTTTTGCCTCTCTGGAGGCGCTCAAGGCGGCGATCCATGCCGATATCGCCGCCGCCCGTGCCCTTGTCGCAACCAGCGCCAATCGCTAA
- the fkpB gene encoding FKBP-type peptidyl-prolyl cis-trans isomerase, which yields MTEQRIAQNTEVKLHFALHLENGDTVDSTFDKAPAVFKVGDGNLLPGFEAAIFGFKAGDKRTVVVTPENAFGQPNPQNVQTMPRSQFQDMELSEGLLVIFNDAANTELPGVVKAFDDTQVTVDFNHPLAGKTLNFEVEIIDVKAV from the coding sequence ATGACTGAGCAGCGTATCGCTCAAAATACAGAAGTGAAGCTTCACTTCGCCCTGCATCTGGAAAACGGCGACACCGTTGACAGCACCTTCGACAAGGCCCCTGCCGTGTTCAAGGTCGGCGACGGCAACCTGCTGCCAGGCTTCGAAGCTGCGATCTTCGGTTTCAAGGCCGGCGACAAGCGCACGGTGGTGGTGACGCCAGAGAATGCCTTTGGTCAGCCCAACCCGCAAAACGTGCAGACCATGCCACGCTCCCAGTTCCAGGACATGGAACTGTCGGAGGGGTTGCTGGTGATCTTCAACGACGCGGCCAATACTGAACTGCCGGGCGTGGTGAAGGCCTTCGACGACACCCAGGTGACGGTTGATTTCAATCACCCGCTGGCGGGCAAGACCTTGAATTTCGAAGTGGAAATCATCGACGTCAAGGCGGTTTAG
- the murJ gene encoding murein biosynthesis integral membrane protein MurJ translates to MNLLKSLAAVSSITMLSRVLGFVRDTLIARIFGAGMATDAFFIAFKLPNLLRRIFAEGAFSQAFVPILAEYKNQKGDEATRTFIAYVSGLLTLVLALVTAAGMLAAPWIIWATAPGFTDTPEKFQLTTDLLRVTFPYILLISLSSLAGAILNTWNRFSVPAFVPTLLNVSMIIFAVFLTPYFDPPVMALGWAVLVGGLAQLLYQLPYLKKIGMLVLPRLNLRDSGVWRVLKQMLPAILGVSVSQISLIINTIFASFLVAGSVSWMYYADRLMELPSGVLGVALGTILLPTLAKTYASQDRQEYSRILDWGLRLCFVLVLPCALALGILAEPLTVSLFQYGQFKAFDAAMTQRALVAYSVGLLGIILIKVLAPGFYAQQNIRTPVKIAIFTLVMTQLFNLLLIGPLAHAGLALAISIGACLNAGLLFYQLRKQKMYQPQPGWGKFGLKLLIAVAVMSAVLLGGMHFMPAWGEGQMPERFLRLGVLVVAGVVAYFGMLLLLGFRLRDFNRKALS, encoded by the coding sequence ATGAATCTGCTCAAATCGTTGGCTGCCGTCAGCTCTATCACGATGCTTTCCCGGGTCCTGGGGTTCGTTCGCGATACGCTGATCGCACGGATATTCGGCGCCGGTATGGCCACCGACGCCTTCTTCATCGCCTTCAAGTTGCCCAACCTGCTGAGGCGGATTTTCGCCGAAGGTGCGTTTTCCCAGGCGTTCGTGCCCATCCTGGCGGAATACAAGAACCAGAAGGGCGATGAAGCGACCCGTACGTTCATTGCCTATGTCAGCGGTTTGCTGACCCTGGTGCTGGCCCTGGTGACTGCGGCCGGCATGCTGGCCGCGCCCTGGATCATCTGGGCCACGGCGCCGGGCTTTACCGATACCCCGGAGAAGTTCCAGCTCACCACCGACCTGCTGCGGGTGACCTTTCCTTATATATTGCTGATTTCCCTGTCATCCCTGGCCGGGGCCATTCTCAATACGTGGAACCGTTTCTCGGTGCCGGCCTTCGTGCCGACCCTGCTCAACGTCAGCATGATCATATTTGCGGTCTTCCTGACGCCGTATTTCGATCCGCCGGTGATGGCGCTCGGCTGGGCGGTGCTGGTGGGAGGGCTGGCGCAGCTGCTGTATCAACTGCCTTACCTCAAGAAGATCGGCATGCTGGTACTGCCTCGCCTGAACCTGCGCGACAGCGGCGTCTGGCGGGTGCTCAAGCAGATGCTGCCGGCGATCCTGGGGGTTTCGGTGAGCCAGATTTCCCTGATCATCAACACCATCTTCGCCTCGTTCCTGGTGGCCGGTTCGGTGTCCTGGATGTATTACGCCGACCGACTGATGGAGTTACCGTCCGGTGTACTGGGCGTGGCCCTGGGCACGATCCTGTTGCCAACCCTGGCCAAGACCTACGCCAGCCAGGATCGCCAGGAGTACTCGCGGATTCTCGACTGGGGCCTGCGCCTGTGTTTCGTGCTGGTGCTGCCCTGCGCTCTGGCATTGGGGATCCTGGCCGAGCCACTGACTGTTTCGCTGTTCCAGTATGGCCAGTTCAAGGCGTTCGATGCCGCCATGACCCAGCGCGCCCTGGTCGCCTATTCGGTCGGGCTGCTTGGCATCATCCTGATCAAGGTCCTGGCGCCAGGTTTCTATGCTCAGCAGAACATCCGCACGCCGGTGAAGATTGCCATCTTCACCCTGGTGATGACCCAATTGTTCAACCTTCTGCTGATCGGCCCCCTGGCCCATGCCGGCCTGGCCCTGGCGATCAGCATCGGCGCCTGCCTCAACGCCGGGCTGCTGTTCTATCAGCTACGCAAGCAGAAAATGTATCAGCCGCAGCCGGGCTGGGGAAAATTCGGCCTCAAGCTGCTGATCGCCGTGGCGGTGATGTCGGCGGTCCTGCTGGGGGGGATGCATTTCATGCCGGCCTGGGGCGAAGGGCAGATGCCCGAGCGTTTCCTGCGCCTGGGTGTGCTGGTTGTCGCCGGCGTGGTGGCGTATTTCGGCATGTTGCTGCTGCTGGGCTTCCGTCTGCGGGACTTCAATCGCAAGGCCTTGAGCTGA
- the lspA gene encoding signal peptidase II, which yields MPDVAPNAAGRFGRLGWLWLSVLVLVIDQVSKFHFESSLTMYQQIVVIPDYFSWTLAYNTGAAFSFLADSSGWQRWLFALIAIVVSGVLVVWLKRLGRDETWLAVALALVLGGALGNLYDRIALGHVIDFILVHWQNRWYFPAFNFADSAITVGAVMLALDMFKSKKTGEAVHD from the coding sequence ATGCCTGATGTGGCGCCTAACGCAGCGGGTCGTTTCGGACGGCTGGGCTGGCTCTGGTTGAGCGTGCTGGTACTGGTCATCGACCAGGTCAGCAAGTTCCACTTCGAAAGCTCGTTGACCATGTACCAGCAGATCGTGGTCATCCCCGACTACTTCAGCTGGACCCTGGCCTATAACACCGGCGCGGCGTTCAGCTTCCTGGCCGACAGCTCGGGCTGGCAGCGCTGGCTCTTCGCGCTGATCGCCATCGTGGTCAGCGGCGTGCTGGTGGTCTGGCTCAAGCGCCTGGGCCGCGACGAAACCTGGCTGGCCGTGGCGCTGGCGCTGGTGCTCGGTGGCGCGCTGGGCAATCTGTATGACCGCATTGCCTTGGGCCATGTGATCGATTTCATCCTGGTGCACTGGCAGAACCGTTGGTACTTCCCGGCGTTCAATTTTGCCGACAGCGCCATTACCGTGGGCGCGGTGATGCTCGCCCTGGACATGTTCAAGAGCAAGAAAACCGGAGAAGCCGTCCATGACTGA
- the ileS gene encoding isoleucine--tRNA ligase — translation MTDYKATLNLPDTAFPMKAGLPQREPQILQRWDSIGLYGKLREIGKDRPKFVLHDGPPYANGTIHIGHALNKILKDMIVRSKTLSGFDAPYVPGWDCHGLPIEHKVEVTHGKNLGADKTRELCRAYATEQIEGQKSEFIRLGVLGDFANPYKTMDFKNEAGEIRALAKIVEGGFVFKGLKPVNWCFDCGSALAEAEVEYENKKSSTIDVAFPIADEDKLAAAFGLGKLAKPAAIVIWTTTPWTIPANQALNVHPEFNYALVDVGDRLLVLAEELVESCLARYSLEGSVIATAPGSSLELINFRHPFYDRLSPVYLADYVELGAGTGVVHSAPAYGVDDFVTCKKYGMVNDDILNPVQSNGVYVPSLEFFGGQFIFKANPAIIDKLTEVGSLLHTTVIEHSYMHCWRHKTPLIYRATAQWFIGMDKQPVSGDTLRQRSLKAIEETKFVPAWGQARLHSMIANRPDWCISRQRNWGVPIPFFLNKESGELHPRTVELMEEVAKRVEVEGIEAWFKLDAAELLGDEAPLYDKISDTLDVWFDSGTTHWHVLRGSHPVGHENGPRADLYLEGSDQHRGWFHSSLLTGCAIDNHAPYRELLTHGFTVDEAGRKMSKSLGNVIAPQKVNDTLGADIMRLWVASTDYSGEMAVSEQILQRSADAYRRIRNTARFLLSNLTGFNPATDLLPAEDMLALDRWAVDRTLLLQRELQEHYGEYRFWNVYSKIHNFCVQELGGFYLDIIKDRQYTTGANSKARRSCQTALFHISEALVRWIAPILAFTADELWQYLPGERNESVMLNTWYEGLTELPQGFELDRAYWDRVMAVKAAVNKEMEIQRAAKAVGGNLQAEVTLYAEQALGADLAKLGNELRFVLITSTASVAPLVQAPADAVVTEVAGLKLKVVKSSFVKCARCWHCREDVGVNPEHPEICGRCVDNISGTGEVRHYA, via the coding sequence ATGACCGACTATAAAGCCACGCTAAACCTTCCGGACACCGCCTTCCCTATGAAGGCCGGCCTGCCTCAGCGCGAACCACAGATTCTGCAGCGTTGGGACAGCATTGGCCTGTACGGAAAGTTGCGCGAGATTGGCAAGGACCGCCCGAAGTTCGTCCTGCACGACGGTCCTCCGTACGCCAACGGCACCATTCATATCGGTCACGCGCTGAACAAGATCCTCAAGGACATGATCGTCCGTTCCAAGACCCTGTCGGGTTTTGACGCACCTTATGTCCCGGGCTGGGATTGCCACGGCCTGCCGATCGAGCACAAGGTGGAAGTGACCCACGGCAAGAACCTGGGCGCGGACAAGACCCGCGAACTGTGCCGTGCCTACGCCACCGAGCAGATCGAGGGGCAGAAGTCCGAATTCATCCGCCTCGGCGTGCTGGGCGACTTCGCCAATCCGTACAAGACCATGGACTTCAAGAACGAAGCCGGTGAAATCCGTGCCCTGGCGAAAATCGTCGAGGGTGGTTTCGTGTTCAAGGGCCTCAAGCCCGTGAACTGGTGCTTCGATTGCGGTTCGGCCCTGGCCGAGGCGGAAGTCGAGTACGAAAACAAGAAATCGTCGACCATCGACGTAGCCTTCCCGATCGCCGATGAAGACAAGCTCGCCGCCGCATTCGGCCTGGGCAAGCTGGCCAAGCCGGCCGCCATCGTGATCTGGACCACCACCCCGTGGACCATCCCGGCCAACCAGGCGCTGAACGTCCATCCGGAATTCAACTATGCCTTGGTGGACGTCGGCGACCGGCTGCTGGTTCTGGCCGAAGAGCTGGTCGAGTCCTGCCTGGCCCGCTACAGCCTCGAAGGCTCGGTGATCGCCACCGCGCCAGGCTCGTCACTGGAACTGATCAACTTCCGCCATCCGTTCTATGACCGCCTGTCGCCGGTATACCTGGCCGACTACGTGGAACTGGGCGCTGGCACCGGCGTCGTTCACTCCGCGCCAGCCTATGGCGTCGACGACTTCGTGACCTGCAAGAAATACGGCATGGTCAACGACGACATCCTCAACCCGGTGCAGAGCAACGGTGTCTATGTGCCGTCCCTGGAGTTCTTTGGCGGCCAGTTCATCTTCAAGGCCAACCCGGCCATCATCGACAAGTTGACCGAAGTCGGCTCTCTGCTGCACACCACCGTCATCGAACACAGCTACATGCACTGCTGGCGGCACAAGACACCGTTGATCTACCGTGCCACCGCGCAGTGGTTCATCGGCATGGACAAGCAGCCCGTCAGTGGCGATACCCTGCGCCAGCGTTCGCTCAAGGCCATCGAAGAGACCAAGTTCGTACCGGCCTGGGGCCAGGCGCGCCTGCACTCGATGATCGCCAACCGGCCGGACTGGTGCATCTCCCGCCAGCGCAACTGGGGCGTGCCGATCCCGTTTTTCCTGAACAAGGAAAGCGGTGAGCTGCACCCGCGCACCGTCGAGCTGATGGAAGAGGTTGCCAAGCGCGTCGAAGTCGAAGGCATCGAAGCCTGGTTCAAGCTGGACGCCGCCGAACTGCTGGGCGACGAGGCGCCGCTGTACGACAAGATCAGCGATACCCTGGACGTGTGGTTCGACTCCGGCACCACTCATTGGCACGTGCTGCGCGGTTCGCACCCGGTGGGCCATGAAAACGGCCCGCGTGCCGACCTGTACCTGGAAGGTTCCGACCAGCATCGCGGCTGGTTCCACTCCTCGCTGCTGACCGGCTGCGCCATCGATAACCACGCACCGTACCGCGAGCTGCTGACCCATGGTTTCACCGTGGACGAGGCCGGGCGCAAGATGTCCAAGTCCCTGGGCAACGTGATCGCGCCGCAGAAGGTCAACGATACCCTGGGCGCCGACATCATGCGCCTGTGGGTGGCCTCCACCGATTATTCCGGCGAGATGGCCGTTTCCGAGCAGATTCTGCAGCGCAGCGCGGACGCCTACCGGCGCATCCGTAACACCGCGCGCTTCCTGCTGTCGAACCTGACCGGTTTCAACCCGGCCACCGACCTGTTGCCGGCCGAGGACATGCTTGCCCTGGACCGTTGGGCCGTGGACCGTACCCTGTTGCTGCAACGCGAGCTGCAGGAGCATTACGGCGAATACCGTTTCTGGAACGTCTACTCCAAGATCCACAACTTCTGCGTGCAGGAGCTGGGCGGTTTCTATCTCGACATCATCAAGGATCGCCAGTACACCACCGGCGCCAACAGCAAGGCACGTCGTTCGTGCCAGACCGCGCTTTTCCACATCAGCGAGGCGCTGGTGCGCTGGATCGCGCCGATCCTGGCATTCACCGCCGACGAGCTGTGGCAGTACCTGCCGGGCGAGCGCAACGAATCGGTGATGCTCAATACCTGGTACGAGGGCCTGACCGAGCTGCCGCAAGGCTTCGAGCTGGACCGTGCCTACTGGGACCGCGTCATGGCGGTCAAGGCGGCGGTGAACAAGGAAATGGAGATCCAGCGTGCGGCCAAGGCCGTCGGTGGCAACCTGCAGGCCGAAGTCACCCTCTACGCCGAGCAAGCCCTGGGCGCCGACCTGGCGAAGCTGGGCAACGAGCTGCGCTTCGTGCTGATCACCTCCACCGCCAGTGTCGCTCCATTGGTGCAGGCGCCGGCCGATGCGGTGGTCACTGAAGTGGCTGGCCTGAAGCTCAAGGTGGTCAAGTCGAGCTTCGTCAAGTGCGCCCGTTGCTGGCACTGCCGCGAAGACGTTGGCGTGAACCCGGAGCATCCGGAGATCTGCGGGCGTTGTGTCGACAACATCAGCGGCACCGGCGAGGTTCGCCACTATGCCTGA